The sequence TGCATATAAATGTAagtgaactatgaaataaaagcacagTTGTAGGAAGTTAGAGCATCGTATCACTCGGTCAAACATGGATAATCAGATGTTTAAACTCACCCTTCACACACAGCTGAATGCTCATTGTTAGTCTCTGTCAGATGTGTTTGCCCTTCAGCCTAGCCTATTTTCAGCTTGTGAGCACTTCCTTCTATCATCTGAACTGTAACTGTAGCACTACCAGAAGCCTCTGACTCTCTCTGTTAACCAGGAGGGTGACATTTCTTCACACCAAAGTGGCGGTACCTACTGGTTTTGTTTGCACTGTCATGTACAGACAGTAGTGTTCCCTATTCTATGAAACATTCTTTTACTCATTTCTCATTCGTCcccatctgatgttttttcatatCACTAACTTGAACAGAGGTCGGTGAACTCTGTTAAAGACAGTCAACACACTGGTAAACCACCCCCTGTCTACCTCTCAGTGATAAGTGGAACTAGGTATCTGAAACTCTACGTCCATATTTCACTGCATCATGGCTACCAGAGGGAgaattctttgtgttttttgaagGGAGGTGACTCAGGGTGGCTGACACAGACAAACTCATAGGGAAGTTGCATCAGTGTTGTACTGCAATATGAAGAGAGAAGAAACCCAGTGCACTGCAGCCCTTCAACCTGACAGTACCTTTTTTATGTGACAAATATAGTTCAGCGTGCATGTTTAAAATGCACATACTCTGTTTTCTGTATTCGTGTATGTTCTGAAGAGATCACCTGTTTCTGCAAAGCACAACAGCACTTTAACTCTTCATCACTTTCAAGGGCTCAGTGTTTCAGCACTTCTTGAGTTGTGAAAGTCTCCacactttttctcttcatgtCAATATCTGTGTTTAAAACTGGTCTTGAAAATGCAATTTGTTGCGACTTTTCAGGTGACAACAATTAGTCAAAGTGCATCTAATTTCAAGACAACATACATTTAAAGTATTTTAGCCCATGCACACTTTAGCTGTCTGACAATCAGAAAATATGATGAGCTATCTGCCTATATATGcattatatacaaaaaaaagggGTATTAGCTGTAAAATCTTCTAATTTATGCTTGAACATAAGAGTTTATTTAGTTGCTTTACGTCCCCTATGTATGACAAAGCAAACAGAACCTTATCATTAATTATTTAGTTTAACAGGAACCTGTCTAGATGCTCTCTTTCCTGACGTTTCCTGACAGATAAGTGTGTGGTAGAGATGTATGAAAGAGGGGTAGTGAGAGAAAAAGGGAGAGCAAGACTTCAGAGTTAAATCTACCCACAAAAACACCTCCCACAAACGCACAGACCCATTTAACTACACCACATCGACATGGCACTGTGGTCTTCAGTGTCAGTAATTTATCTGAATATACAAATTAGCATCTAAGATCTCCTGTCAAGTGAAGTTTTACAAAATGTGATATTTTGCTTGCGTACAAAAGGGTTTACTTCAAGTGAAACATCTGCTAAATATCAATTGTAAAGATGCTGACCACATGACAGTATCTGATTACCACATATAGCTAAACAACTTTATTTCAAGTTGCcacaaagcttaaaaaaaaaaaaaaaaaaaaaaaaaaatgcaacatgttCTCACACAACTCAGTACACCACAAAACATCACAAGATTGCATTCTTACAAATAACACCACTATGATTTAGTCGTATTTTTGTAGTTATGACCCTCTTAATTTAAGACGTGCATACATATTGGATAATTATGGGTTTGTGCCCCCAGTCTGTCAAAGTAAATCCAGTTATCATCAGTTGCTCACTAAACAAATGTTGACAAGTGAAGAGCCTTGTTACTTACCTAGACCCCCTCCCCAAAATGTGACAGAGCAGACTACAGATGCTGAACTTTGGAGCAGTAGTATGAACCTTTGCCTCAGTAGCTTGCCTTTCATAAAATGTGAGTTAATCTGTGATGCAAGAGGGTAAAACCCACCCACAGAGAGGAATCGACTCCGCTTACTTCCCCTTTTTCTTCCTGCTCATTTTCATATCAGCCTTCTGGACAGTTTTGGTGATAAATGGAAGCAGGCTAAACATTAACACAGTCCTTTATTGTATCATTAAATTGAGCTGGAAATTTTAGCTTGCTTTATGTGCAAGTTGCTTAatccattttcttcagtttgttttattctattaaaCTAGTGTCCTCTACATGTGCACATTCTGTAGAAATTAAGATCATAGTAATGTGAAGAGTTTATATAGAAGGCAAGTAGATCTCTTCTGTGGGGAGGATGTTTCACCTCTCATTCAAGTGGCTTCCTCTGTCAAAGCCTGAGAACCAAAAAACAAGaaccttttgtttttgtttttgtttttttgttttgttttttaggaaTAATATCTTCTAAATTTACTAGATAGCATgctaaatttaaaagaaaaaaagtaataagAGTCAAACTTCTTACATGTATGCCACTAAATGTTTCAGTTTTGGTTGTAGGTGTAGTTCTCCTGACACGCCACGCCGCTAGGGGGCGCTGTCACACTCCGCGGCCTGTTCACCACTGAGGTCCGACTTAAGAAGTGCTTCCGCCTTcttccttcctcttttcctctGCATCGGGTCGCAACCATGGTACGAAATAATTACACCAATACACTTTAAAGAATCAATCTCAATCTTACCAACTAAAGCTTAGTTGCTGcgatgtatttatatatttgtatggCCAGTCATTTGATAAACACATAGATGATATTATTGGACGACTATTGTTGTATTTATGTTGTTATATTGCATTTTGAAAATTCCCCGGTATGTTCATCTAGTAGTGCTAACGTTAGCCATGGGTGAACACTACCTGGCTTTATTTGGAGCATTACTAAGTTAAAATTCTTTCCAGTTGATGTTCTGGCAGTAAACAGTGTATCCATACACAACCACTAGAGTCCATATGAGTATGTCGCACCGTAATAACGAAAAAATGATATAGGCTAGCTTAGTGCTAATGTAGCATGCTAACATGTCAACCCGAGTTTTACAATCTCAGATCGGTGCGTTTATTAAAGTGACAACATGGCATGACCTGAATGGCGTTTGGCTATAATTAAAATAGTTTAATTACGTCTCAGCTGTTAATGCATGACTAGATGTCATCAGAAAGTCTCTGCGTTCTAGTGTTAGCTAGGCTGTAGGATCGCTTTCCAAATGGCAAAAGAGGTTTTAGTACATTTCCTTTGTTTGATGAAATTGTAGCTCACGGTGAGTTGTCTTTGTACAGGTGAACGTCCCGAAGACCCGCAGGACCTACTGCAAGAAGTGCAAGAAGCACCAGCCTCACAAAGTTACCCAGTACAAGAAGGGAAAGGATTCCCTCTATGCACAGGGTGAGCAGGCACTGGCAAGAGTATTCCATGTGAAACACTGATGAATGAATGTTAGTAATTAATACATAAATGTTTTGCAGGTAAGAGGAGATACGACCGTAAGCAGAGTGGGTACGGTGGTCAGACGAAGCCAATTTTCCGAAAAAAGGCAAGTGCAgatgtttttttccatctttgagCGTCTGAAAATCAAGGATGTAAATTAGcctttacactgtaagcccggataagtagagtttactcaaaattttaggcaagtgattgcacttaaatgatttgagtaatgatcgactaatcagttggtttaagtaggttcaactttaatgctaaaagtattgaacttaaactattaagtagaaaatcctaaaagacaagttattcgttctttaaatctgttgtaaaatcaaccccactatccaaccattcaactcagcattttaggttgcactgactaattttctcaatcgcagccagattaatttatcattgattaaacaactttttttttaagataatcaaactcaaaatcctattcctgactaaaatagttatgaaattattcaacgtTATATATTGCAGCATGactggaagttagctcaatgttatttacagtacaggaagtgcttttaatttgtcaagacattaagatttccattgtacagtaATAGTctgagatgaacaggaaagctgttgttcttcctctggctctgactcatggtgcagctgtacaaaaatacaaacacaaaaaggccaataaacactgccatacacacattacatccaaattaacattaacaccacaaccccgctgaacccctgcgcataaaaataacacattttcaacaacatgcccaatacccacaatgcaatgtgaagataaaaaggtgtggtcatgactaaaatttagtgatttaattccattcaacttaaacttttttgtactttcaactatgtttacaaattagtagaatatacttaacattttatagtaacatcataaaacttaaatcatttaaatgcattgtaattaaagcattttagtaaatacagattctgggcttacagtgttgtAGTCTATTAATTCAAGGTTGAAATTTTCTATAATGCAAGCTTAGTTGATCCATATCTGACTTAAACAGGATGTACGTAAACATTTTTCATGTTGCATAGGCCTACCATAAATgattctattatttttttatgtaaatgttcaaTTTTACTCTTTCTAATTATATCAATAGTGTATCTGAATGGGATCTCACTACTGTATTTGTATGAACTGTGATTTGTCCATATGTGGAGCTTAGAGATTTAGTTCCCTTGAAAAACATTCAATAACTCTGGAAACCTGATAGAGTTAATGAATTATTTAAAAGTAAGTAAgctaaatgttaatttttcacCCTGCAGGCTAAGACAACAAAGAAGATTGTCTTGAGGCTGGAGTGCGTGGAGCCCAACTGCAGATCCAAGAGAATGCTGGCCATCAAACGATGCAAGCACTTTGAGTTGGGTGGTGACAAGAAGAGAAAGGTAAGACATGCATTATAACTTTTATGCATCTCATCTGCATACTGAATTAATAGGTGGCCACAGTTTTTGATTTCAGTAGTTTTTATATCTATTATTGTGCTGGTACATTCACTGAAACCATGTCCCAGTAGTACTGGTCAAGCATTTACTTACATTATTGTCAGCCAGTATTTTAATTGGTGACCAGACAATAATGATGAAATGAGGATGCTAAAAAGTACAAATATTGGGTGATTTTTCTCAGAATATGGTGGACATAATTATGATTACCTCAGCAAAAATATTCAGAAACTGTCAGATTAATAAGGGCATTGTTTTCCTCTTATacagatgtttttaactgttatTTGGTGAACAGTTATTTGCTAAATGTGGTCTGCTGTCTGACAGATACTccactgagggttttttttttgtttggtaggACGAGCATGAGAGCAGAGGTGTGAAAATTTGGTTCAGTGGTTGCTTACTGTTCAACTGTAACATGAGAAAATGTCGCGTCAGCCATCATAAACTTGTCTGCAGCGCTTTGTTATAGCATCCTATTTGTATGAAACAATAAGCTTTATAAGCACCATAATATTGGAGGAAATTCAAGACCCATTTCAGACCAACTACCCAGACCTGTAAAAGGCCTGAAAAAAATCTGACCCATTTCATTTAATATGGGAATAAGGAACATAATTATGACCTAGTAGTCCATTTGCTGTGTTTTACATAATTTATGTTGAGCATAAAAGTTGCCCAAGTGTTTTCATACTGGGATACAGACATGATAGGAAACCTGCTTATTGTAAGACCAGAAAATATGAATGAAACCTGTTGAAGTCATCTTGATATAAATCTGTTTGAGCTTTGTTTTAATATTCTTTTCCTCTGTTCTTTTACAGGGTGTGGTCATTCAGTTCTAAACTGTGGTTTAGTCTCCTGGATGAAATTGTCACTATTTTCAATAAATCTGTAAAACAtactctggaggtgtggtctTTTACTGTTTTCTGTTATACTTgtggttataaaaaaaaatcacatttaattGTCAAATTGTCCAGGCCTGGCAAATTTCTAGTAAACAGAGGTGGTGGATATGCTTGATTCACATCAGATTGGAAGATctggaattctgagaaaaagacaAACGTATCCTGTGCCTGCTTTCTTCTCTAAGACTCTACCCTGAGGAGAATTTAGTGCAAATCTACATTTTAATGCTAATATTTATGAAAGAGTATCAATAAGAACATCTACATCCTTCAACAAATGTCACCGTTTTCATCCCAGTTTCATATAATGAAACTCATACAGAGCAGATAAGACAAGTACACAGTAAGGACTTTATTGGCATCCATAGGTTTATCTAGGGTTGAGGTTAAAGTATGGCTTTTCATTTGACCAGAAGTGTAGTATATTAGCACAATTTTGGATCTTTGACACAGTCCTCAGATAAATTAACTCAACATTTTGAGTACTTGAATaaaagttgcagaaaaaatgttGCCATTTAGATTTCATAAAATGATCAAGTATACTTTTGTGCATGTGAATAATCAGGGAAACCATTCAGTTCAACTTGTGGGACCCCTGTATGCAACTTTAAATGCAGATCTTGCATATTATTGTCTACAGGTAAGATATGACAATTCGGTACAATGGAGTGCAAACAACTGAAGTGTTTCAACAtgataaaaaaatacatgtataaatgttttATCTGGAGCATTTCctgtaaaacttaaaaaaattatACACAATACCATTGTTAAAATGATTAAACTTGTTCACTCAGTGCTGTAAAGTGCATAAACCATCATTGTGAATCACGTCATCACTACAGGACAGTTGTGTGTTTGCGTTTGTTGGACATGTCCTGCCAGTGAAGCCCTGTGGTGTTGCTGCTGGTGGGTGTGAGGGTCAACAGAGTGGTGCCTGAAGGGTTAACGTGAACCATGATGTCACTCTGTATTGGCTGAACACCCATGTCCTTGTACTGAGGCAGGATCTGGATGACGCTGCACTTGGGGTTGCAGAATTTCCAACCAGGGATGGCAGCGAGTAAATACCCTCGAGGACCACCAATCTCCTGCTTGTTCAGAATGGCCACAGCAAGTCGCTTCTCAGACAGAGGCCTCTCCCACACTTCAAAACTGTCCATCTGGAAAAACAAGTCATGTAATCATGAATCCTATTCTTCCATAACAGGCAATGTTACAATTAAAACTGTTAGACATGACATTCGATTAGACTTCAGATGTAGACTTTACTGctcccttgggcagagccctctgggaaattaaggttccagtagcagctcAGCACTATGTACAGACATAAGGGAAAGTAGAAGataaaaaaggaaa is a genomic window of Sphaeramia orbicularis chromosome 10, fSphaOr1.1, whole genome shotgun sequence containing:
- the rpl36a gene encoding large ribosomal subunit protein eL42; translation: MVNVPKTRRTYCKKCKKHQPHKVTQYKKGKDSLYAQGKRRYDRKQSGYGGQTKPIFRKKAKTTKKIVLRLECVEPNCRSKRMLAIKRCKHFELGGDKKRKGVVIQF